A section of the Fusarium falciforme chromosome 8, complete sequence genome encodes:
- a CDS encoding AlcB domain-containing protein, which yields MSAPAGTFSAVKAGETIIKLPHPYQTEYAIEKASAPSGVETPVYKLVHKASATAKPLPFELHNSSLVFSDPVDLKSSELPSQSNNSPWARARRSPGVTFYWDGAEAPTLGQAWLLVYTILTLRPSVESFRLELRGANAAVLGRQLVAVLLAIDHPLKAREKRQPSSKTDESLVLVLRSTFWQGAGSPFGPRPVWCPAESPSSLPASNPLGSYPLTPFYNTTTIASAGDPEDPERYQQSWHPIRPAKPAPGAVIYSRWIPHLNETFSMVSLDYEDAEHLHLFHEWQNDPRVSQGWNETGTLEQHREYLRNIHEDPHQVAILAKWEDTYFAYFEVYWAKEDRLGGYFNAGDFDRGRHSLVGDVRFRGPHRVSAWWSSLMHYLYLDDPRTMYVVGEPKETNTTVVMYDFIHGFGLDKFVDLPHKRSAFVRCSRERFFQLCPLGENEKVVGGMRLGLVPKL from the exons ATGTCAGCGCCAGCGGGTACTTTTTCTGCCGTCAAGGCCGgcgagaccatcatcaagctGCCTCATCCATACCAGACCGAGTATGCCATCGAAAAGGCCTCAGCTCCCTCCGGTGTCGAAACGCCTGTTTACAAGCTCGTTCATAAAGCTTCTGCGACCGCCAAACCTCTCCCCTTTGAGCTCCACAACTCTTCGCTCGTCTTCTCAGATCCGGTTGACCTCAAGTCGAGCGAACTTCCTTCTCAATCCAACAACAGCCCTTGGGCTCGTGCTCGTCGCTCGCCCGGCGTCACCTTTTATTGGGATGGCGCTGAGGCCCCGACCTTGGGCCAGGCTTGGCTGCTCGTTTACACAATCCTCACGCTGAGGCCATCCGTGGAATCTTTCCGCCTGGAGCTCCGAGGAGCCAACGCCGCGGTCTTGGGACGGCAGCTTGTCGCGGTCCTGCTTGCCATTGACCATCCTCTCAAGGCTCGGGAGAAGCGCCAGCCTTCCAGCAAGACCGACGAGAGCCTTGTGCTTGTCCTGCGAAGCACATTCTGGCAGGGCGCTGGTTCGCCATTTGGCCCCCGACCGGTTTGGTGCCCTGCTGAGTCGCCGTCGTCTCTGCCCGCGTCAAACCCTCTGGGATCATATCCTCTGACACCTTTCTACAACACCACAACCATTGCCTCGGCCGGAGACCCTGAGGATCCTGAACGATATCAGCAGTCATGGCACCCAATTCGGCCAGCCAAGCCCGCGCCGGGCGCGGTCATCTACAGCCGATGGATCCCCCATCTTAACGAGACCTTTTCCATGGTTTCGCTCGACTACGAGGATGCCGAGCATCTGCACCTTTTCCATGAATGGCAGAACGACCCCCGTGTTTCGCAGGGCTGGAACGAGACGGGCACTCTCGAGCAGCACCGCGAGTACCTGCGTAATATCCATGAGGACCCCCACCAAGTCGCCATCCTGGCTAAGTGGGAAGACACCTACTTTGCTTACTTCGAGGTCTACTGGGCCAAG GAGGATCGCCTGGGTGGTTACTTCAACGCTGGTGACTTTGACCGCGGCCGCCACTCTCTCGTTGGCGATGTGCGCTTCCGTGGCCCGCATCGCGTGTCAGCGTGGTGGAGCAGCTTGATGCACTACCTGTACCTTGATGATCCGCGCACCATGTATGTCGTGGGTGAACCCAAGGAGACAAACACCACCGTTGTCATGTACGACTTTATTCATGGGTTCGGGTTGGACAAGTTTGTCGACCTTCCACACAAGCGCAGCGCTTTTGTTCGATGCTCTCGTGAGCGCTTCTTCCAGCTGTGCCCGCTAGGAGAGAACGAGAAGGTCGTTGGCGGCATGAGGTTGGGTCTGGTGCCCAAGCTGTAA
- a CDS encoding DUF4050 domain-containing protein, translating into MIFSDIYKSPRSPIAKLRHHSVQMPAPLSTSTPDWCDDDHADLLSKDKVKQKEAVRRYLEVKVKNDWEFSWPSRVVDPPPANGSISVADTTSEPSGQAHEPPTTTSLDAVEPTKPIQDEMRDDDGYQVDDVESSDDDDDNSDAESTYSTVSEDPVHYRPRMEWTSDLSDDDEPMPSRSPFRFDSPSTVGSAVQAAVLAKRAKRRRAVRKEMEWNEGLACFEARRTAWTGARTVRIRSKPVSPPPVSPRSPRRFFFRRSMSGSPPSSSTASTQPPQTSDGSDGSSLARSDDLRKQQSKDTTPSTTPSSRNYPVEVLLPLAPPLLPPNNPLRASITPSVYLSLYDKVIIHSLQPSCPINLSDMLRACVAGWKRDGEWPPRPTMAPPAPIVKKKKPKKPSTPPQEKDGSSNMARRMSFGLLGRDKDDVSGSGAGKGIRRSLVRALGIGAPDNAPAERPRET; encoded by the coding sequence ATGATATTCTCCGACATTTACAAGAGCCCGCGATCCCCCATCGCTAAGCTCAGGCACCACTCGGTTCAGATGCCGGCTCCACTGTCCACCTCTACCCCAGACTGGTGCGACGATGACCACGCCGACCTTCtcagcaaggacaaggtgaAGCAAAAGGAGGCAGTCAGGCGATAtctcgaggtcaaggtcaagaatgaCTGGGAATTCTCGTGGCCCTCTCGTGTGGTTGACCCACCTCCCGCAAACGGCTCCATCTCTGTCGCAGATACGACATCCGAACCATCTGGACAAGCCCACGAGCCGCCGACAACGACAAGTCTGGATGCAGTCGAGCCTACAAAACCAATCCAGGATGAGATGCGCGACGACGATGGGTACCAAGTAGACGATGTTGAGTCgtctgatgatgacgacgacaacagcgACGCCGAGTCGACTTACAGCACTGTTTCGGAAGACCCCGTCCACTACCGTCCGCGCATGGAATGGACATCAGATCTttccgacgacgatgagcccATGCCTTCGCGCTCCCCGTTCCGCTTCGACAGCCCCAGCACGGTAGGCTCAGCTGTTCAGGCTGCAGTCCTCGCCAAGCGCGCCAAGCGACGGAGGGCGGTTCGCAAGGAGATGGAATGGAACGAAGGACTGGCTTGCTTCGAGGCACGGCGAACCGCATGGACCGGCGCACGAACTGTCCGTATCCGCAGCAAGCCTGTCTCACCTCCCCCTGTGTCACCGCGATCTCCCCGCCGCTTCTTTTTCCGTCGCTCCATGTCGGGATCTCCTCCCAGCTCTTCTACAGCGTCCACTCAGCCACCTCAGACCAGCGACGGTTCCGATGGTTCTTCTCTTGCTAGGAGCGACGACCTCCGAAAGCAGCAGTCCAAGGATACCACCCCTTCGACGACTCCGTCAAGTCGAAATTATCCAGTAGAGGTGTTGCTGCCACTTGCGCCGCCCCTTCTTCCGCCTAACAACCCGCTCCGAGCCTCGATTACTCCCTCCGTTTACCTCAGCCTCTacgacaaggtcatcatTCACAGCCTTCAACCATCATGCCCTATCAACCTCTCTGATATGCTCCGCGCCTGCGTCGCAGGCTGGAAGCGCGACGGTGAATGGCCTCCGAGACCGACCATGGCTCCCCCGGCCCCAATCgttaagaagaagaagcccaagaagccctCGACTCCACCTCAGGAGAAAGATGGCTCCAGCAACATGGCTCGTCGCATGAGCTTTGGCTTGCTTGGGCGCGACAAGGACGATGTCTCGGGGAGCGGGGCTGGAAAAGGCATCCGCCGTAGTTTGGTTCGGGCCCTCGGCATCGGCGCTCCGGATAATGCTCCAGCAGAGAGGCCTAGGGAGACATGA